CAAAATCAGGACAATGAGTTTGCCCCCTATCTTATGTCTATTGTTGGGAAGCTAGATATGAAGGGCATCGTTCAAGGCAGCCTTGATTTTCTCGCAGTAGTCAGAAACGTTGGGTTCAATGTCTTTCTGGCGATTATCTTGAGCCTGTTTTTCCTGCTCGGCAAAGACAATGTGGTTACGTTTACTGCTCAATTCCGCACGAGCAAATTATCCTGGCTATACAACGAAATCGCCTACTTTAGCCAAAAATTTATCCTGACCTTTGGCAAAGTAATCGAAACACAGCTGTTGATCGCCTTATTTAATACGACCTTCACCGTCATCGGTCTATGGATCATGGGCTTTCCGAATCTATTGGGACTCGCAATCATGGTCTTCATACTGGGGCTCATCCCGGTTGCAGGTGTCGCCATTTCACTGATTCCGCTCAGTGCCATCGCCTTCAGTGTCGGTGGTCTCGCAACTGTCGTCTATTTGCTCATTTTCATCATGGTGATTCACGCGCTTGAAGCCTATGTGTTGAATCCTCGCTTGATGGCAACGAAGACTCACTTGCCGATTTTCTACACATTTGTCGTTCTGATCTTTTCCGAGCATTTCTTTGGAGTATGGGGACTGATTGTCGGGATTCCGTCCTTTGTTTTCTTGCTGGACATCTTGGAAGTGAAGAAAATGGAACAACCCCCAACCAAAAATAAAGCCGTCCCAAAAGATGTACGAGATGTACCAGTCAACACGTGACGGATAGACATAGAGAAGGAGCCCCTCGTGAAAAGGGCTCCTTTTGCCTTTACTTGCCTTCAAACCACTTAATCAAAGCTTGCGTGCCGCTATCTGCCTCGCCGTTTGCTGCCAGTTCTTCATAAAGCGATTTGGAGAGTGCGAGTCCTGGTGTCATCAGCCCCATTTCCTCCGCTGCTTCCAATGCGATTCCCATGTCCTTGATAAAATGTTTGACGTAAAAGCCAGGGGCGAAGTTGCCCGCGATCATGCGTGGCGCCAGATTCGACAGCGACCAGCTGCCTGCGGCCCCCGCTGCAATGCTCGTCAGCACTTTCTCCGGGTCCAGACCTGCTTTTTTCGCATACGCGATCGCTTCACATACACCAATCATGTTCGTCGCAATGCAAATCTGGTTGCACATTTTGGTATGCTGACCTGCACCTGGACCGCCCTGCAGCACGACGTTTGTCCCCATGATCCTAAACACAGGCTCCATCGCATCAAATACTTCCTGAT
This genomic stretch from Brevibacillus brevis harbors:
- a CDS encoding AI-2E family transporter, with the translated sequence MNFFAAALQKPDVRRFGILALFCLLLYSLGSMLNMVLLTFLVTYLMNRLHQYLTRLTHKVAPIHPKLILIFLYMLLTFFLVVGGMKAIPALIHQTGQLFHSIEQVYHQNQDNEFAPYLMSIVGKLDMKGIVQGSLDFLAVVRNVGFNVFLAIILSLFFLLGKDNVVTFTAQFRTSKLSWLYNEIAYFSQKFILTFGKVIETQLLIALFNTTFTVIGLWIMGFPNLLGLAIMVFILGLIPVAGVAISLIPLSAIAFSVGGLATVVYLLIFIMVIHALEAYVLNPRLMATKTHLPIFYTFVVLIFSEHFFGVWGLIVGIPSFVFLLDILEVKKMEQPPTKNKAVPKDVRDVPVNT
- a CDS encoding NAD(P)-dependent oxidoreductase, which gives rise to MTLPVGERIIGFVGTGVMGKSMANHFLQAGYTVLVYTRTKEKAADLLAAGAIWKEQISELAKEANVIITMVGYPSDVEEVYLGADGIVANAKPGTYLIDMTTSKPSLAKHIYEEAKKHELHSLDAPVSGGDVGAREARLTIMVGGDQEVFDAMEPVFRIMGTNVVLQGGPGAGQHTKMCNQICIATNMIGVCEAIAYAKKAGLDPEKVLTSIAAGAAGSWSLSNLAPRMIAGNFAPGFYVKHFIKDMGIALEAAEEMGLMTPGLALSKSLYEELAANGEADSGTQALIKWFEGK